A section of the Parasteatoda tepidariorum isolate YZ-2023 chromosome 6, CAS_Ptep_4.0, whole genome shotgun sequence genome encodes:
- the LOC139425831 gene encoding calmodulin-like protein 4, which translates to MSQFRDCFYLNARSGQIRSLDELTIIMRSLGMSPTITELKKYFKEKNGKISFADMLEIMHNHSQRENIPQEILRAFRASDKSKSGRIPARELRHILLLWGEKLSPKEVDRIFREANVSPNGYINYDDFVRVVCAPVPDYY; encoded by the exons ATGTCTC AATTTCGTGATTGCTTTTACTTGAATGCCAGAAGTGGCCAAATAAGAAGTTTGGATGAGTTAACTATCATCATGCGCTCTTTGGGAATGAGCCCTACCAtaacagaattgaaaaaatatttcaaagaaaaaa ATGGAAAGATATCATTTGCTGATATGCTTGAAATAATGCATAATCACAGCCAGAGGGAAAATATCCCACAAGAAATCCTGAGAGCTTTCCGAGCAAGTGATAAAAGCAAATCTGGGCGAATTCCTGCTCGCGAGTTGCGTCACATACTTTTGTTGTGGGGAGAAAAGCTTAGTCCCAAAGAGG tggATCGCATTTTTAGAGAAGCCAATGTTTCTCCAAATGGCTACATCAACTACGATGACTTTGTCAGGGTTGTCTGTGCTCCAGTCccagattattattaa
- the LOC122271309 gene encoding DNA repair protein XRCC3-like, whose amino-acid sequence MHILRNGIPTLMSKLRPKLIVIDSVASLLRSDLESINERTTKIQEIGAEIWKLANVFGLAVICVNQVSGQFKKNETSQASYITDVPSLGLLWSNILTTRMKISKKVSQTGPATRTLECVYSSYIPNISLDFFISEKGISFVARLKRGY is encoded by the exons ATGCATATCCTAAGAAATGGCATTCCAACTTTAATGTCAAAGCTCAGGCCCAAGCTCATAGTTATAGATTCTGTTGCATCACTCCTACGTTCAGATCTTGAATCTATAAATGAAAGGACTACTAAAATCCAAGAAATTGGAGCTGAGATATGGAAATTAGCTAATGTATTTGGATTAGCAGTCATTTGTGTTAATCAA gTGTCTGGCcagtttaaaaagaatgaaacttCTCAAGCTTCTTACATAACTGATGTACCATCATTGGGACTACTTTGGTCAAACATCCTAACTACAAGAATGaagatttctaaaaaagtatCTCAGACTGGACCAGCAACCAGAACTTTAGAATGTGTTTACTCTTCATACATTCCAAATATATCTTTAGACTTCTTTATATCTGAAAAAGGAATAAGTTTTGt GGCCAGATTAAAGAGGGGTTACTAA
- the LOC107451155 gene encoding mitochondrial nicotinamide adenine dinucleotide transporter SLC25A51 — MCCTNKMVIESTSRRQIQSDISFSPKNLKNYEEFICGFGSGFVNIVITFPINKIMFRQMLHGVNSQLALNQIKKEGLQFLYRGCFPPLLQKTTNVSLMFGSLKAYKSHLSESFPSLNSFIILSVAATLAGGTEALLTPLERVQTLLQDGHYNNKFKNTYHAFAEMRKCGFKEYYRGLTPILFRNSGSNIVFFGLRDQVRDFLPHSHSTLENVLHDFVTGAVVGALTSTIFYPANVIKTKMQVCYNAPFMTFSQAFKQTYEERGRSIRKMYMGVHINYSRAFISWGIINASQQLLKKYFFSGEKNS, encoded by the coding sequence ATGTGTTGTACCAACAAAATGGTGATTGAATCCACATCTAGAAGACAGATACAATCGGATATCAGTTTTTCTcctaaaaacttgaaaaattatgaagaatttatttGCGGTTTTGGATCCGGATTTGTAAATATAGTCATAACCTTtcctattaacaaaattatgtttcgCCAAATGCTACATGGTGTAAACTCCCAGCTTGCattgaatcaaattaaaaaggaaGGTTTGCAATTCTTGTATAGAGGATGCTTTCCCCcattattacaaaaaactaCAAATGTTTCTTTGATGTTTGGTTCACTGAAAGCGTATAAAAGCCATTTATCTGAATCTTTTCCATCTctgaatagttttattattctcTCTGTTGCGGCAACTTTAGCAGGTGGCACAGAAGCACTTCTTACTCCACTAGAAAGGGTTCAAACTTTGTTACAAGATggacattataataataagtttaagaatACTTATCATGCCTTTGCAGAAATGAGAAAGTGTGGTTTTAAGGAATACTATAGGGGATTAACGcctattttatttcgtaattcaGGATCTAATATAGTATTCTTTGGCTTGAGAGATCAAGTTAGAGATTTTTTGCCACATTCTCATTCTACGCTTGAAAATGTGTTACATGATTTTGTCACTGGTGCTGTGGTAGGAGCTTTGACTAGTACAATATTTTATCCAGCCAatgttataaaaactaaaatgcaagTATGCTACAACGCTCCCTTTATGACTTTTTCTCAAGCCTTTAAGCAAACATATGAAGAGAGAGGAAGGAGTATAAGAAAAATGTACATGGGGGTCCATATCAACTATAGTAGAGCCTTTATTTCATGGGGTATTATTAATGCCTCCCAACAATTgttaaagaagtatttttttagtggtgaaaaaaattcttga